One region of Limisphaera ngatamarikiensis genomic DNA includes:
- a CDS encoding cation:proton antiporter, translating into MELIRDLALVWLVAGLVAWACVRLRLSAVVGYLLAGMCIGPHTPPFALIRDRARVELLAELGLVFLIFSIGLNLNVNRFRSLGWSVVVAAAAGAMLILQLVRLLGWALGLGGVESLFLAGVLMVSSSAVITKVLQETQQMHDRPGQLALGITLMEDLVAVVMLTVLTSAVHLGTHQPALGDVLGGLLGFVVLVLLLTLLVVPRLLGWLAREERPEIRTLVVGGLLLGLAWLAVRAGYSLALGAFLFGLIVGGTRYRAELERVFDGLQQAFGALFFVAIGMQVNPGESLPAWPWALGLAALAWVVRPLACGLALLITGVRLREALQAGLLLTPLGEFSFVLAQLAVGAGVLPDSFYAGVVGAALLTGFTAPMLARRSETWSWRVVGHHPVTVGKWVGLYGTWLGRLRTRMGSQLLWRLIRRPALQILAWTAVLTALMVTVPRLWRVAGAWLAGAEPPPWWWIWALGMGVGLLALPIGLAVWRNLGVIAMVVAEVVAPDSARQKRLRALVEMAVRLLGTLGLVFWMGLWLPPGVSLVGGAGAALLTLVAAAWVFRRSLIRWQSLMEIELRREWQPKHGGARTPALSALSEAGPWPLDLAEVELPGQSAHAGRSLGELRLRERFGCTVVGIERQDWPILNPDGRTVLFPHDKLLVLGGPDALPRALEFLHQQTPREGPSGFDNLALETVVVPPDSPLAGRTLKELQLLQRFGVQVVAIQRQGTRRTVPTGEDRIQADDQLLVLGTHEQIREFTLALNRRD; encoded by the coding sequence GTGGAACTGATTCGAGATCTGGCATTGGTGTGGCTGGTGGCCGGGCTGGTCGCCTGGGCGTGTGTACGACTGCGGTTGTCCGCCGTGGTCGGCTATTTGCTGGCCGGCATGTGCATCGGACCGCACACGCCCCCGTTTGCACTGATCCGGGATCGGGCGCGGGTGGAGCTCCTGGCCGAGCTCGGCCTGGTGTTTCTGATTTTTTCCATCGGGCTGAACCTCAATGTGAACCGGTTCCGGTCCCTGGGTTGGTCGGTCGTGGTGGCGGCGGCAGCAGGGGCGATGTTGATCCTCCAACTCGTCCGCCTGCTGGGCTGGGCACTGGGCTTGGGCGGCGTGGAATCGCTGTTCCTGGCCGGTGTCCTCATGGTTTCGAGTTCCGCCGTGATCACCAAGGTGCTGCAGGAAACCCAGCAGATGCACGACCGCCCGGGCCAGCTGGCGCTGGGCATCACCCTGATGGAAGACCTGGTGGCGGTGGTGATGTTGACGGTGCTGACCTCGGCGGTGCATCTGGGCACGCATCAACCGGCGCTCGGGGACGTGTTGGGCGGGCTCCTGGGGTTTGTCGTGCTGGTTTTGTTACTGACGTTGCTGGTGGTGCCGCGGCTGTTGGGATGGTTGGCGCGCGAAGAACGGCCGGAGATCCGCACCCTGGTGGTGGGCGGACTGTTGCTGGGACTGGCCTGGCTGGCGGTCCGGGCCGGCTATTCGCTGGCCCTGGGGGCGTTTTTGTTCGGGCTGATCGTGGGCGGCACGCGGTACCGGGCCGAACTGGAACGGGTGTTCGACGGTCTGCAACAGGCGTTCGGCGCTCTGTTCTTCGTGGCCATCGGCATGCAGGTCAACCCGGGCGAAAGCCTGCCCGCCTGGCCCTGGGCGCTCGGACTGGCCGCCCTGGCCTGGGTGGTGCGACCCCTGGCCTGCGGACTGGCCCTGTTGATCACGGGCGTACGGCTGCGCGAGGCGCTGCAAGCAGGGCTGCTGCTGACGCCGCTGGGTGAGTTTTCCTTTGTGCTGGCGCAACTGGCGGTGGGGGCGGGCGTGCTGCCGGATTCCTTTTATGCAGGTGTCGTGGGCGCGGCCCTGCTGACCGGTTTCACCGCACCCATGCTGGCGCGCCGATCCGAGACATGGAGCTGGCGCGTCGTCGGCCATCACCCGGTGACCGTCGGAAAGTGGGTCGGCCTGTACGGGACCTGGCTGGGCCGCCTCCGAACCCGCATGGGCAGCCAGCTGCTCTGGCGTCTCATCCGCCGGCCGGCACTCCAGATCCTTGCCTGGACGGCCGTGTTGACCGCGCTGATGGTGACGGTGCCGCGCCTGTGGCGCGTGGCAGGTGCATGGCTGGCCGGGGCTGAACCGCCGCCCTGGTGGTGGATATGGGCTCTGGGAATGGGTGTGGGTCTGCTGGCACTGCCGATTGGACTGGCCGTTTGGCGAAACCTGGGCGTGATTGCCATGGTGGTGGCCGAGGTGGTCGCCCCGGATTCAGCCCGCCAAAAGCGGTTGCGCGCCCTGGTCGAAATGGCCGTGCGCCTGCTCGGCACCCTGGGGCTGGTTTTCTGGATGGGCCTCTGGTTGCCGCCCGGAGTTTCGCTGGTCGGCGGCGCCGGCGCAGCGTTGCTCACCCTGGTTGCGGCCGCCTGGGTGTTCCGTCGGAGCCTGATCCGCTGGCAGAGTCTTATGGAAATCGAGTTGCGGCGCGAGTGGCAACCGAAACATGGCGGTGCCCGAACTCCGGCCCTGAGCGCCTTGTCCGAGGCGGGTCCGTGGCCCCTGGACCTGGCCGAGGTGGAGTTGCCGGGGCAGAGCGCTCATGCAGGTCGCAGCCTGGGCGAACTGCGGCTGCGTGAACGATTCGGTTGCACCGTTGTGGGGATCGAGAGGCAGGATTGGCCCATTCTGAACCCGGACGGACGCACCGTCCTGTTCCCCCACGACAAACTGCTCGTCCTGGGTGGGCCGGACGCCCTGCCCCGCGCCCTGGAGTTCCTCCACCAACAAACCCCGCGCGAGGGTCCTTCTGGCTTCGATAACCTCGCGCTGGAAACCGTGGTGGTGCCCCCGGACAGTCCTCTGGCAGGGCGCACCCTGAAGGAGCTCCAACTGCTCCAACGGTTTGGCGTTCAGGTGGTGGCCATTCAGCGGCAGGGCACGCGCCGCACCGTACCCACGGGCGAAGATCGCATCCAGGCGGACGATCAACTGCTGGTCCTGGGTACCCACGAGCAAATCCGGGAATTCACCCTGGCCCTGAACCGCCGGGACTGA
- the recJ gene encoding single-stranded-DNA-specific exonuclease RecJ: protein MGGPVGATVVADRLKPRWELAPAQPLLAGSLAAQLRVSPLLAQCLINRGLTDPESCRAFLEPRLAALEDPLQLPGMTAAVERLEQARDRGERVVVFGDYDVDGVTASALLQEVLERLGWTCSVYLPHRLDEGYGLSPDAVANCLRLHPTTLLLAVDCGSTAHDTVQELGRRGVDVIILDHHQPGRPLPPAVALVNPRAACGVGGEGRGRGEELCSVGLAFKLAHALVKQGRRRGWPEAHALDVRDWLELVALGTIADVVPLTGENRILVRSGLARLNRTERPGLRALCAAARCAPPLDTFHVGFQLAPRLNAAGRLETAQIALDLLRARDEAAAAGLAEQLDAWNRERQQVERRILEEIHARLQEGFHPEKDWVIVEGDPGWHLGVVGVVAARLVQEFHRPALVLGGDGECLRGSGRSIPGFDLAAALRGCSDLLLRHGGHALAAGLSLHPDRLDAFRQRLNELARRTLGPEALRPLLSLDAEVQLSDLTPEIMDELERLKPSGAGNPPVQLVARGVTLQRPLQRFGADQRHVRLWVTDGRAVFETLWWGGGWEAELPVGQFDLAFAPQWHTWNGQRRLRLRLLDWRPA, encoded by the coding sequence ATGGGCGGACCTGTTGGTGCGACTGTTGTGGCGGACCGGCTGAAGCCGCGGTGGGAACTGGCGCCGGCTCAACCGCTGCTGGCCGGCAGCCTGGCGGCGCAGTTGCGGGTTTCTCCCCTGCTGGCCCAGTGCCTGATCAATCGCGGGTTGACCGATCCGGAGTCGTGCCGGGCGTTTTTGGAACCGCGGTTGGCCGCGTTGGAGGACCCGTTACAGCTGCCCGGCATGACGGCCGCGGTGGAACGGCTGGAGCAGGCGCGGGACCGGGGTGAGCGGGTGGTGGTTTTCGGGGACTACGACGTGGACGGTGTGACCGCGTCGGCGCTCCTGCAAGAGGTGCTGGAACGGTTGGGGTGGACCTGTTCGGTGTATCTGCCGCACCGGTTGGACGAGGGGTACGGCCTCAGTCCGGACGCGGTGGCAAACTGTCTCCGGTTGCATCCCACCACGTTGTTGTTGGCGGTGGACTGCGGTTCGACCGCTCATGACACGGTGCAGGAGCTGGGTCGCCGCGGGGTGGACGTGATCATTCTGGACCATCACCAGCCGGGCCGGCCCTTGCCGCCGGCGGTGGCGCTGGTCAATCCCCGGGCGGCTTGCGGGGTTGGCGGGGAGGGGCGTGGACGGGGAGAGGAACTGTGTTCGGTGGGCCTGGCCTTCAAGCTGGCTCATGCGCTGGTGAAACAGGGTCGTCGTCGCGGCTGGCCGGAGGCGCATGCGCTGGACGTGCGGGATTGGCTGGAACTGGTGGCCCTGGGGACGATTGCGGACGTGGTACCGCTGACCGGGGAGAACCGGATCCTGGTCCGGTCGGGCCTGGCACGATTGAATCGGACCGAACGACCCGGCCTGCGGGCGTTGTGCGCGGCGGCGCGATGCGCACCGCCGCTCGACACGTTTCATGTGGGTTTTCAGTTGGCACCCCGTTTGAACGCCGCCGGACGTCTTGAAACGGCGCAGATCGCCCTGGACCTGTTACGGGCGCGGGACGAGGCCGCAGCGGCCGGGTTGGCGGAGCAATTGGACGCGTGGAACCGCGAGCGTCAGCAGGTGGAGCGTCGCATTCTGGAGGAGATCCATGCCCGGTTGCAGGAGGGGTTTCATCCTGAGAAGGACTGGGTGATCGTGGAGGGGGATCCCGGGTGGCACCTGGGCGTGGTGGGGGTTGTGGCGGCGCGGTTGGTTCAGGAGTTCCATCGGCCGGCCCTGGTGCTGGGTGGGGACGGAGAGTGTTTGCGGGGTTCGGGCCGCAGCATTCCGGGCTTCGACCTCGCGGCGGCGTTGCGCGGTTGCAGTGACCTCCTGCTGCGGCACGGGGGACACGCCCTTGCAGCCGGGTTGAGCCTGCATCCGGACCGGTTGGACGCCTTCCGTCAACGGCTCAACGAACTGGCCCGCCGGACACTGGGGCCGGAGGCGTTGCGTCCCTTGCTGTCCTTGGATGCGGAGGTGCAACTGTCCGACCTGACCCCGGAGATCATGGACGAATTGGAACGGCTCAAGCCCTCGGGGGCGGGGAACCCCCCGGTGCAGCTGGTCGCCCGTGGGGTGACGCTGCAGCGGCCGCTCCAGCGCTTCGGGGCCGATCAGCGGCATGTCCGCCTGTGGGTGACGGACGGGCGTGCGGTGTTTGAGACGTTGTGGTGGGGCGGCGGGTGGGAGGCCGAACTACCGGTGGGGCAATTTGATCTCGCGTTTGCGCCCCAATGGCACACCTGGAACGGGCAACGCCGATTGCGCCTGCGTTTGTTGGATTGGCGGCCTGCTTGA
- a CDS encoding excinuclease ABC subunit UvrA, with protein sequence MARRVPLPPIRLRGVRQNNLKGFDLELPPHRLIVITGLSGSGKSSLAFDTLYAEGQRRYIETFSPYARQFFDRMDKPAVDEIENIPPAIALEQCNTVRTTRSTVGTMTEICDYMKVLWPHLAVLHCRGCGQPVRRDTPALVWEGVTDAAREHPGCEAVVTFDLALSGRMSLEESLHLVERQGYRRLWYEDRVERIEEWFERARTGAFKPARLTVVQDRIRLLPAARSRFLEACEQAYHFGQGRLTVRLIAPTDAGPSAPGPAGSNLGILAVLPFSLGRHCPRCDIEYPEPSPARFSFNHPLGACPECKGFGRIITIDYRRAIPDPNRTLAEGAIRPWQTGLGRECQRDLLRMCRVLGIPTDVPFARLKPEWQAWILEGDPDYGKDEEHEWPRAWYGVRGYFRWLESKSYKMHVRVLLSRYRAYVPCPACGGTRFRPETLLYRLTEPLAGDRAGAGAANHRPEGAEGVRLPGLSLADFYALPVRDALALMTRLARSHRSRPHDPITVALEEVLSRLCYLDEVGLGYLTLDRPTRTLSGGETERVNLTACLGSMLVNTLVVLDEPSVGLHPRDTERLVRILARLRDAGNTVVVVEHEPGVIRAADHVVELGPGRGAEGGQVVFQGSYRQMLRSTRSLTGRYLSGRCHIPVPARRPVPVVSELATAGSSGAPLRVPEPWALAERPWTGADAGRVSWLTVRNATRHNLRDLTVSIPLRRFVCITGVSGSGKSTLVREVLVPALAARVPGAEGGRDRDWNPDGLDAESVPEPDELALADREGALLEGWEALCGWAWVDQSPLGRTPRSNPAVYTGAFEPLRELFAATPQARARGYRASAFSFNSPLGRCERCRGAGFEKIEMQFLSDVFVRCPECLGRRYRPEILEIKLAPDGAAAWSVADLLEATVDEAIAWLERFPESSAPVRQALAALRLVQAVGLGYLRLGQPLNTLSGGESQRLKLVRHLAAVPGTEPAAAPDRSDHRTLLLLFDEPTTGLHFDDVRILLETFQQLVDRGHSLVVIEHNLEVIKCADWVIDLGPEAGAEGGRVVVTGPPEVVAACPESHTGRALREVLAAGSGGRRDAPALAAGGR encoded by the coding sequence ATGGCCAGACGCGTTCCATTGCCGCCCATCCGGCTGCGCGGGGTTCGCCAGAACAACCTCAAGGGGTTTGACCTGGAACTGCCGCCGCACCGGCTCATTGTGATCACGGGTCTGAGCGGTTCGGGCAAGAGTTCCCTGGCGTTTGACACCCTCTACGCCGAGGGCCAGCGCCGCTACATCGAGACGTTCTCCCCCTACGCACGGCAGTTCTTCGATCGGATGGACAAACCGGCCGTGGACGAAATCGAGAACATTCCCCCGGCCATTGCGCTGGAACAGTGCAACACGGTGCGGACCACGCGCTCCACGGTCGGTACCATGACGGAGATTTGCGATTACATGAAGGTGCTGTGGCCGCACCTGGCCGTGCTGCATTGTCGCGGGTGCGGTCAACCCGTTCGACGTGACACCCCCGCGCTGGTGTGGGAGGGGGTGACCGACGCTGCGCGGGAACACCCCGGATGCGAGGCGGTGGTGACCTTCGACCTGGCGTTGTCCGGGCGCATGTCGTTGGAGGAATCGCTCCACCTGGTGGAGCGGCAGGGTTATCGGCGGCTGTGGTACGAGGATCGTGTCGAACGCATCGAGGAATGGTTCGAACGGGCCCGGACGGGGGCTTTCAAGCCCGCCCGATTGACCGTGGTCCAGGATCGCATCCGGCTCCTGCCGGCGGCACGGTCGCGGTTTCTGGAGGCGTGTGAGCAGGCCTATCACTTTGGTCAGGGACGGTTGACGGTTCGATTGATCGCCCCGACCGATGCCGGGCCGTCGGCTCCGGGCCCGGCCGGTTCGAACCTCGGGATCCTTGCGGTGCTGCCGTTTTCGTTGGGCCGGCACTGTCCGCGCTGCGACATCGAGTATCCCGAGCCGTCGCCGGCACGATTCAGTTTCAATCACCCGCTGGGTGCCTGTCCCGAGTGCAAAGGGTTTGGGCGCATCATCACCATCGATTACCGCCGTGCGATACCGGATCCAAACCGCACCCTGGCCGAGGGCGCCATTCGACCCTGGCAGACCGGCCTGGGCCGCGAATGCCAGCGCGATCTGCTGCGGATGTGCCGGGTGCTGGGCATACCCACCGACGTGCCTTTTGCCCGGCTCAAACCCGAATGGCAGGCGTGGATCCTCGAGGGCGATCCCGATTACGGCAAGGACGAGGAACATGAATGGCCCCGGGCCTGGTACGGTGTCCGCGGTTACTTCCGCTGGCTGGAGAGCAAAAGTTACAAGATGCACGTGCGGGTGCTGCTTTCACGGTACCGAGCGTACGTGCCCTGCCCGGCCTGTGGCGGCACCCGGTTCCGGCCGGAAACGCTGTTGTATCGCCTGACCGAGCCGCTGGCCGGGGACCGCGCCGGGGCGGGAGCGGCAAACCACCGTCCCGAGGGCGCCGAGGGAGTCCGGTTGCCCGGGCTCTCTCTGGCGGACTTTTACGCCCTGCCCGTGCGGGATGCCCTGGCGCTCATGACCCGGCTGGCCCGGTCCCACCGCAGCCGCCCCCACGACCCGATCACCGTGGCGCTGGAGGAGGTCCTGTCCCGGCTGTGCTATCTCGACGAGGTCGGCCTGGGTTATTTGACCCTGGATCGGCCCACGCGAACGCTTTCCGGGGGCGAGACGGAGCGGGTGAATCTGACGGCCTGTCTGGGCTCGATGCTGGTGAATACGCTGGTTGTGTTGGATGAACCGAGTGTGGGCCTGCACCCGCGGGACACCGAACGTCTGGTACGGATCCTTGCCCGTCTCCGGGATGCCGGCAACACGGTCGTCGTGGTGGAGCACGAACCCGGGGTGATCCGGGCGGCGGATCACGTGGTGGAATTGGGTCCGGGCCGGGGGGCGGAAGGCGGGCAGGTCGTGTTCCAGGGCAGTTACCGGCAGATGCTCCGCTCGACCCGTTCCCTGACCGGGCGTTATTTGAGTGGTCGCTGCCACATTCCCGTGCCGGCTCGCCGGCCCGTACCGGTTGTGTCGGAGCTCGCCACGGCCGGTTCTTCCGGCGCACCGCTGCGCGTCCCGGAGCCATGGGCGCTGGCGGAGCGGCCCTGGACCGGTGCCGATGCAGGGCGGGTGTCCTGGTTGACCGTGCGCAACGCGACCCGACACAACCTGCGGGATCTGACGGTCTCGATTCCCCTGCGCCGGTTCGTCTGTATCACGGGGGTGAGCGGTTCGGGCAAAAGCACGCTGGTGCGCGAGGTCCTGGTGCCGGCCCTGGCGGCCCGCGTGCCCGGCGCCGAAGGAGGCCGGGATCGGGACTGGAATCCGGACGGACTCGACGCCGAGAGCGTGCCCGAGCCGGATGAACTGGCGCTGGCCGACCGGGAGGGCGCGTTGCTCGAGGGTTGGGAAGCGCTGTGCGGTTGGGCCTGGGTGGATCAATCGCCCCTGGGGCGGACGCCGCGCTCGAATCCCGCCGTCTACACCGGTGCGTTCGAGCCCTTGCGCGAGTTGTTTGCCGCAACACCCCAGGCCCGCGCGCGCGGGTACCGGGCCTCGGCGTTCAGTTTCAACTCCCCCCTGGGCCGGTGCGAACGCTGTCGCGGCGCGGGCTTTGAAAAGATCGAAATGCAGTTCCTCAGCGACGTGTTCGTGCGGTGTCCGGAGTGCCTGGGGCGCCGCTATCGGCCGGAGATCCTGGAGATCAAACTGGCCCCGGACGGCGCGGCGGCATGGTCCGTGGCCGACCTGCTTGAGGCCACGGTGGACGAGGCGATCGCGTGGCTGGAACGGTTCCCGGAATCTTCGGCCCCGGTGCGTCAGGCCCTGGCGGCGTTGCGGTTGGTGCAGGCCGTGGGTCTGGGCTATCTGCGGCTCGGTCAACCGCTCAACACCCTCAGCGGGGGCGAAAGCCAGCGACTGAAGCTGGTGCGGCACCTGGCGGCCGTGCCGGGGACCGAACCGGCCGCGGCACCGGATCGGTCGGACCATCGGACCCTGCTGTTGCTGTTCGACGAACCCACCACGGGCCTGCACTTTGACGACGTACGGATCCTGCTGGAGACCTTTCAGCAGCTGGTGGATCGGGGGCATTCCCTGGTGGTGATCGAACACAACCTGGAGGTAATCAAGTGCGCCGATTGGGTGATTGACCTCGGACCGGAGGCCGGTGCCGAGGGGGGCCGGGTGGTGGTGACCGGTCCGCCCGAGGTGGTGGCGGCCTGTCCGGAGAGTCACACCGGACGTGCCTTGCGCGAGGTGTTGGCCGCCGGCTCCGGCGGGCGGCGGGACGCGCCCGCCCTTGCAGCGGGCGGTCGCTGA
- the uvrB gene encoding excinuclease ABC subunit UvrB: MVEFKLVAPYEPAGDQPQAIEKLVEGLEAGARHQVLLGVTGSGKTFTIANVIARVQRPTLVISHNKTLAAQLYAEFKGFFPHNAVEYFISYFDYYQPEAYIPSTDTYIEKDSSINEEIERMRLSTMSSLFARRDVIVVASVSCIYGIGSKEDYEAMLIHLRVGQTLSRDQLLERLVALQYSRNDIAFQRGHFRVRGDTVELCPAYSEEAVRVEFFGDEIERLTRFDPLTGRKLEEVRQLTIFPGKQFVTTADKLKRALVTIREELEERVAWFEKQGKLLEAQRLRMRTEYDLAMLEEMGFCSGIENYSRHIAGRPPGSRPCTLLDFMPEDYLLVIDESHATIPQLGGMYEGDRSRKQTLVDHGFRLPSALDNRPLRFDEFQALQGQTIYVSATPGPRELQWAREDALRRQGRKVMVPGADLPGGDVTQLPTLAGPMPGVVELVVRPTGLVDPKVTVKPLRGQIDDLIEECRKRADAGERVLVTTLTKRTAEELTDYLREIGIRVQYLHSEIDALERVEILRALRKGEFDVLVGINLLREGLDLPEVSLVAILDADKEGFLRSETSLIQTAGRAARHLNGEVILYADVMTESIRRFLAVTEYRRQKQLEYNRRHGITPRSVQRAVEESLHIRETTRQQAETVLRETGVDVDLTETLRELEAEMLAAAERLEFEKAALLRDQIQELKRALQPANPAAGAEPAGAGSRARGRPLKYPRPRTASRTRTRRPTS; encoded by the coding sequence ATCGTGGAGTTCAAACTGGTGGCGCCGTATGAGCCTGCGGGCGATCAACCGCAGGCGATCGAAAAACTCGTGGAGGGGCTGGAGGCCGGCGCCCGGCACCAGGTATTGCTGGGCGTGACCGGTTCGGGGAAGACCTTCACCATCGCCAATGTCATCGCCCGTGTGCAGCGCCCCACCCTGGTCATTTCGCACAACAAAACCCTGGCCGCCCAGTTGTACGCCGAGTTCAAGGGATTTTTCCCCCACAACGCAGTGGAGTACTTCATCAGCTACTTCGACTACTACCAGCCGGAGGCCTACATCCCCAGCACGGACACCTACATCGAGAAGGACTCGAGCATCAACGAGGAGATCGAGCGCATGCGGCTCTCGACCATGAGCAGCCTGTTTGCGCGCCGGGATGTGATCGTGGTGGCCAGTGTGTCCTGCATTTACGGCATCGGCAGCAAGGAGGACTACGAGGCGATGCTCATCCATCTGCGGGTGGGCCAGACGTTGAGCCGGGATCAATTACTGGAGCGGCTCGTGGCCTTGCAGTACAGCCGTAACGACATTGCCTTCCAGCGAGGTCACTTCCGCGTGCGCGGCGACACGGTGGAACTCTGTCCGGCCTACAGCGAAGAGGCCGTCCGCGTGGAATTTTTTGGCGATGAGATCGAACGGTTGACGCGGTTTGATCCCCTGACCGGGCGCAAGCTGGAGGAGGTTCGGCAGCTGACCATCTTCCCGGGCAAACAGTTCGTGACCACGGCCGACAAACTGAAACGGGCGCTGGTCACGATCCGGGAGGAACTCGAGGAACGGGTCGCGTGGTTCGAAAAGCAGGGCAAACTGCTGGAAGCCCAACGCCTCCGGATGCGCACGGAATACGACCTGGCCATGCTCGAGGAAATGGGGTTTTGCTCGGGCATCGAGAACTATTCCCGCCACATCGCCGGCCGGCCGCCGGGTTCGCGTCCCTGCACCCTGCTGGATTTCATGCCCGAGGACTATCTGCTGGTCATTGACGAGTCCCATGCCACCATCCCGCAACTGGGCGGCATGTACGAGGGCGATCGCTCCCGCAAACAGACCCTGGTGGATCACGGGTTCCGCCTGCCCAGCGCGCTGGACAACCGGCCGCTGCGCTTCGACGAATTCCAGGCCCTGCAGGGTCAGACCATCTACGTGAGCGCCACGCCGGGACCACGCGAACTCCAATGGGCCCGCGAAGACGCCCTCCGGCGCCAGGGACGCAAGGTGATGGTTCCCGGGGCCGATCTCCCGGGCGGGGACGTCACTCAACTGCCGACCCTGGCCGGCCCGATGCCCGGCGTGGTGGAGCTGGTCGTCCGGCCCACCGGCCTGGTGGACCCCAAGGTGACCGTCAAGCCGTTGCGCGGGCAGATTGACGATCTGATCGAGGAATGCCGAAAACGGGCCGACGCGGGCGAGCGCGTCCTGGTGACCACGCTGACAAAGCGGACGGCCGAGGAACTGACCGATTACCTGCGGGAGATCGGCATTCGCGTCCAGTACCTGCACAGCGAGATTGACGCGTTGGAGCGCGTGGAGATCCTGCGCGCCCTGCGCAAGGGCGAGTTCGACGTCCTGGTGGGCATCAACCTGCTCCGCGAGGGGCTCGACCTGCCGGAGGTTTCGTTGGTGGCGATCCTGGACGCCGACAAGGAGGGGTTTTTGCGCAGCGAAACCAGCCTGATCCAGACGGCGGGCCGGGCCGCCCGTCACCTCAACGGAGAGGTCATTCTCTACGCCGACGTCATGACCGAAAGCATCCGCCGGTTCCTCGCGGTCACCGAATACCGTCGCCAAAAACAACTCGAGTACAACCGACGCCACGGCATCACACCCCGCAGCGTCCAGCGCGCCGTCGAGGAAAGCCTGCACATCCGCGAAACCACCCGACAACAGGCCGAAACCGTCCTGCGCGAAACCGGCGTGGACGTCGACCTCACCGAGACCCTTCGGGAACTGGAGGCGGAGATGTTGGCCGCGGCCGAGCGGCTCGAGTTCGAAAAGGCCGCCCTCCTGCGCGATCAAATCCAGGAACTGAAACGCGCCCTCCAACCGGCGAACCCGGCGGCCGGGGCCGAACCTGCCGGGGCGGGCAGCCGTGCCCGGGGCCGTCCGCTCAAGTATCCGCGGCCGCGCACCGCCTCACGCACACGCACACGGCGCCCGACCTCGTGA
- the ispD gene encoding 2-C-methyl-D-erythritol 4-phosphate cytidylyltransferase: MNSAILVAAGRSTRMGGQVDKLWLTLAGRPLLAHAWETFDRLAEVHEVIVVTRADRTGAVTELAQRFGFRKPYRVVVGGPRRQDSVWNGLQALDPRAELVAVQDAARPCTHPDLIRSCYEAARRTGAAVAAQPVTDTIKESDDGRFVRRTLDRTRLWAVQTPQTFQVQVLQRALAEVNRRGLEITDDTAACEWIGQPVELVVHPAPNPKLTRPEDVPYVEWLLGRARAGEPDRAAGAVP; this comes from the coding sequence ATGAACAGCGCCATTTTGGTGGCTGCCGGCCGCAGCACGCGGATGGGCGGGCAGGTGGACAAGCTCTGGCTGACCCTGGCCGGTCGTCCGCTGTTGGCTCATGCATGGGAGACCTTCGACCGTTTGGCGGAGGTGCACGAGGTGATCGTGGTGACGCGAGCGGACCGAACGGGCGCGGTGACGGAGCTGGCGCAGCGGTTCGGCTTTCGGAAACCGTACCGGGTGGTGGTGGGCGGACCACGTCGTCAGGACTCGGTGTGGAACGGTTTGCAGGCGTTGGATCCGCGGGCGGAACTGGTGGCGGTGCAGGATGCGGCGCGACCCTGCACGCATCCGGATCTGATCCGGTCCTGTTACGAGGCGGCGCGCCGCACCGGCGCGGCCGTGGCCGCCCAGCCGGTCACGGACACCATCAAGGAATCCGACGACGGCCGGTTTGTAAGGCGGACCCTGGACCGCACCCGTCTCTGGGCGGTGCAAACGCCGCAGACGTTTCAGGTGCAGGTGCTGCAACGGGCGTTGGCCGAGGTGAACCGGCGCGGTTTGGAAATCACCGACGACACGGCCGCCTGCGAGTGGATCGGTCAACCGGTGGAGCTGGTGGTGCATCCGGCGCCGAATCCGAAGCTGACCCGGCCCGAGGACGTGCCGTACGTGGAGTGGCTGCTGGGCCGCGCCCGCGCCGGGGAGCCCGATCGCGCCGCCGGAGCCGTTCCTTGA